The following coding sequences are from one Neurospora crassa OR74A linkage group I, whole genome shotgun sequence window:
- a CDS encoding DEAD box RNA helicase-PL10B, whose product MADHGWGAAPAATEAKAEAGPWGTADLKSALSDTNGHSGPAPVEQAVPPKLEGWVEAEPYHYDEFANRETEWDGQARIYEWDGEEGDIGPELPELEDQLFGPVEQRGRRGIDFSAIAELQLVQEGPTRVEPIDSFRAAGLHPAMLRNVELAGYDVPTPIQRYCVPAISQGHDVIAIAQTGSGKTAAYMIPIINKLMGKAKKLAAPRPNPVTYQPGIDQPCRAEPLVVVVCPSRELAVQIFNEARKFCYRSMLRPCVIYGGGPMREQMEQIAKGCDILVASPGRLIDFMDRPDILSLRRVRYMVIDEADEMLHDDWKDELDQILSGGDQEEGNIKYMLFSATFPKAARDLATTHLADNHVRLRVGRAGSTHSNIKQDVIWVEPYLKKQACLDLLNTVPPGRTIIFVNSKRAADELDDFLFNKGVPCVSMHSDRTQREREAAMRAFRAGRSPVLITTAVTARGIDVRNVLHVINFDLPSTMYGGIEEYVHRIGRTGRIGHRGLATSFYTERDEDLASVLTRTLLETGQEVPDFLQQYIPEDTQNLHFEADSDFEEDVGGGGDDADGDDAGGGWGGGGGADDAGDNAGGDGWGAGN is encoded by the exons ATGGCTGACCACGGTTGGGGTGCTGCCCCCGCTGCCACCGAGGCTAAGGCTGAGGCCGGTCCTTGGGGCACTGCGGATCTTAAGTCGGCGCTCTCCGATACCAACGGCCACAGCGGCCCTGCTCCCGTCGAGCAGGCCGTCCCTCCCAAGCTCGAGGGTTGGGTTGAGGCGGAGCCCTACCACTATGACGAGTTTGCCAATCGGGAGACCGAGTGGGATGGCCAGGCCCGCATTTATGAGTGGGATGGCGAAGAGGGTGACATTGGCCCTGAGCTCCCGGAGTTGGAGGACCAACTCTTTGGTCCCGTCGAGCAGCGCGGCCGCAGGGGAATCGACTTCTCCGCCATCGCCGAGCTCCAGCTGGTCCAAGAGGGACCTACTCGAGTTGAGCCTATCGACTCTTTCAGAGCTGCTGGCCTGCACCCGGCCATGCTCCGCAACGTCGAGCTTGCGGGCTACGATGTGCCAACCCCGATCCAACGTTACTGTGTCCCCGCGATTAGCCAGGGCCATGATGTCATTGCCATTGCGCAGACTG GTTCTGGCAAGACAGCGGCTTATATGatccccatcatcaacaagctGATGGGCAAGGCAAAGAAGTTGGCGGCCCCTCGTCCCAACCCTGTCACCTATCAGCCCGGAATCGACCAGCCCTGCAGAGCTGAGCCTTTGGTTGTCGTCGTCTGCCCCAGCCGTGAGCTGGCGGTTCAGATTTTCAACGAGGCCAGAAAGTTCTGCTATCGCTCCATGCTGCGCCCTTGCGTCATCTACGGCGGCGGCCCGATGAGGGAGCAGATGGAACAGATTGCGAAGGGCTGCGACATTCTCGTCGCATCTCCTGGCCGTCTTATTGATTTCATGGATCGCCCGGACATCCTGTCGTTGCGCCGTGTCCGCTACATGGTGATTGACGAGGCAGATGAGATGCTTCATGACGACTGGAAGGACGAGCTCGACCAGATTCtctctggtggtg ATCAGGAAGAGGGAAACATCAAGTACATGCTCTTCTCGGCCACTTTCCCTAAGGCTGCTCGTGACCTTGCCACGACCCACTTGGCCGACAATCATGTGCGCCTTCGCGTTGGACGCGCTGGAAGCACCCACTCCAACATCAAGCAGGATGTTATTTGGGTCGAACCCTATTTGAAGAAGCAGGCCTGTCTTGACCTGCTCAACACGGTGCCCCCCGGTCGCACCATTATCTTTGTCAATAGCAAGCGCGCTGCTGACGAACTCGATGACTTTCTGTTCAACAAGGGAGTCCCCTGTGTCAGTATGCACAGCGACAGAACTCAGAGGGAGCGCGAGGCTGCCATGCGCGCCTTCCGTGCCGGAAGATCGCCTGTGCTGATCACCACCGCCGTCACTGCTCGCGGTATCGATGTGCGCAACGTTCTGCATGTCATCAACTTCGACCTCCCCTCCACCATGTATGGTGGTATTGAGGAGTATGTTCACCGCATTGGTCGTACCGGTCGTATCGGCCATAGAGGTCTTGCCACTTCCTTTTACACTGAGCGTGACGAAGATCTCGCTTCTGTTCTCACTCGCACCCTCCTCGAGACCGGCCAGGAAGTTCCGGACTTCCTCCAGCAGTACATTCCCGAGGACACACAGAATCTTCACTTCGAGGCCGATTCCGACTTTGAGGAGgatgttggcggcggcggcgatgatgCTGACGGTGACGACGCTGGTGGCGgctggggtggtggtggtggcgccgATGATGCGGGCGACAATGCCGGCGGCGATGGTTGGGGTGCTGGTAACTAA
- a CDS encoding pre-rRNA-processing protein ipi-1: MGSSNKKKKEKKKDFNKAKLKVGKAKAKAANFTDTSFKSKSIVVNQHTLAALDGVDLVGLFKQHLNQAINSKSDKLRQEALVQLTKDLSSKPIFNPVGVPNLLTKLLPLITDSVANVRTNFLKLLRALPPSDVAPHVEKILMYIRGGMTHLSTEIRSDTLSVLDWLIDVCPDETVSCPGGWLKTMNSFSSMLGWNPSVASTLSVKGWTSATKTSLNKVSKKNGEAQAKQITTLAKFLEAGFRPETPLPYDEQRYWDSIYRMPTTPNPFAYLNLWGAQRDEDGEMYPDRISRQQVFERKWRAAIKTGVMGAKQEGGVIGRAASVLDKVLRTAEEGGKKVVEEQKIEEVEEAEA; the protein is encoded by the exons ATGGGTTCCAgcaacaagaaaaagaaggagaagaagaaggacttCAAC AAAGCCAAGTTGAAGGTCGGCAaggccaaagccaaagcAGCCAACTTTACCGATACGAGCTTCAAGTCCAAAT CTATCGTCGTGAACCAACACACCCTCGCCGCCCTCGATGGCGTCGACCTCGTCGGCCTCTTCAAGCAACACCTCAACCAAGCCATCAACTCCAAATCCGACAAGCTTCGCCAAGAAGCCCTGGTCCAACTAACCAAGGACCTCTCTTCCAAGCCCATCTTCAACCCGGTCGGCGTGCCCAACCTGCTCACCAAGCTTTTGCCCTTAATCACCGATTCTGTCGCCAACGTGCGCACCAACTTCCTCAAGCTCCTGCGCGCCCTCCCGCCCTCCGACGTCGCGCCCCATGTCGAGAAGATCCTCATGTACATCCGGGGCGGCATGACCCACCTGTCGACCGAGATCCGCTCCGACACGCTTTCTGTACTCGACTGGCTCATCGACGTATGTCCCGATGAGACCGTCTCCTGCCCAGGCGGCTGGCTCAAGACAATGAATTCGTTCTCGTCCATGTTGGGTTGGAACCCCTCTGTAGCCTCCACCCTCTCGGTCAAGGGCTGGACGTCAGCCACCAAAACCAGTCTGAACAAGGTCTCCAAGAAGAACGGCGAAGCCCAAGCAAAGCAGATCACCACCCTTGCCAAGTTCTTGGAAGCCGGGTTCAGACCGGAGACGCCGTTGCCGTATGATGAGCAGCGGTATTGGGATAGCATCTACAGGATGCCGACGACGCCGAATCCGTTTGCTTATTTGAATCTGTGGGGTGCGCAGAGGGATGAGGATGGAGAAATGTATCCGGATCGGATCTCGAGGCAGCAGGTGTTTGAGCGGAAGTGGAGGGCGGCGATCAAGACGGGCGTGATGGGCGCGAAGCAGGAAGGCGGTGTGATTGGTAGGGCCGCGTCGGTGTTGGACAAGGTATTGAGGAcggcggaggaaggggggaagaaggtggtggaggagcagaaaattgaggaggtggaggaggcagaGGCCTGA
- a CDS encoding tetracycline transporter, whose product MTTPVEPATRKRVLKVIFISLLLDLISFTFILPLFPKLLEFYRNVEAPLDPSAPPSKTLLSSVLGYLNAYKASFARPIDSRYDIVLLGGALGSLFSLLQAIASPIIGHFSDRYGRRTALLLSMTGNILSVLLWVMATDFRTFLASRIVGGLSEGNVQLATAIATDISDPSKRGSTMALIGACFSIAFTFGPALGAWLSSFSTVAANPFATAAGVSLTLIVVETLYLYFCLPETLPALTQKTEPTGTQVSSTKSEEKKPATTPTTTKSTAVQRTNSHFLLNFTHFSFLLFFSGMEFSLPFMTYDLFAYDSAKNGRLLGFVGLIASLLQGGVTRRLPPLLSVRIGVIACLLAFIMLGRITSVLGLYGAAALLATTSATVVTGLNALSSFESHEGERGGKLGMLRSWGQLGRGLGPVLFTSIYWWAGREVAYGIGALGMSWVALLVMYALKTPPGSERVRKESHVAEKKEL is encoded by the exons ATGACGACGCCTGTCGAACCTGCCACCCGCAAGAGGGTGTTGAAGGTCATCTTCATATCTTTGTTACTTGACTTG ATATCATTTACCTTTATCCTTCCATTATTCCCCAAACTCCTCGAATTCTACCGCAACGTCGAAGCTCCCCTCGACCCTTCAGCCCCACCATCCAAGACCCTTCTCTCCAGTGTCTTGGGCTACTTGAACGCTTACAAGGCGTCCTTTGCGCGACCAATTGACTCGCGATATGACATTGTTTTGCTCGGCGGCGCCTTGGGGAGTCTCTTTTC CCTCCTCCAAGCCATCGCCTCCCCCATAATCGGCCACTTCTCCGATCGCTATGGCCGCCgcaccgccctcctcctcagcatGACGGGCAACATTCTTTCGGTGCTCCTTTGGGTCATGGCCACCGACTTCCGCACCTTCCTCGCCTCGCGCATCGTCGGCGGTCTCTCCGAGGGCAACGTCCAGCTGGCCACGGCCATCGCAACCGACATCTCGGACCCTTCCAAGCGCGGCTCGACCATGGCCCTCATCGGCGCCTGCTTCTCCATCGCCTTCACTTTCGGCCCTGCGCTTGGCGCCTGGCTGAGCTCCTTCAGCACCGTGGCCGCCAACCCCTTCGCGACAGCCGCCGGCGTCTCTCTGACTCTAATCGTCGTCGAGACtctatacctctacttctGTCTGCCCGAGACGCTCCCCGCGCTGACTCAAAAGACTGAACCCACCGGTACTCAGGTCAGCAGCACCAAATCCGAAGAGAAGAAACCAGCAACCaccccaaccaccaccaaatcTACCGCAGTCCAGCGCACAAACTCccacttcctcctcaacttcacccacttctccttcctcctcttcttctccggcATGGAATTCTCCCTCCCCTTCATGACCTACGACCTCTTTGCCTACGATTCCGCCAAGAACGGCCGTCTCCTCGGTTTCGTCGGTCTCatcgcctccctcctccaaggCGGCGTCACACGTCGCCTGCCCCCTCTGCTCTCTGTGAGGATCGGCGTCATCGCCTGTCTCTTGGCTTTCATCATGCTGGGCCGCATCACGTCTGTCCTTGGCCTTTACGGCGCAGCTGCCCTGCTCGCTACCACCTCGGCGACGGTGGTCACGGGTCTGAATGCCCTCAGCAGCTTTGAGTCGCACGAGGGCGAGCGCGGTGGAAAGCTGGGCATGTTGAGGAGCTGGGGACAGCTGGGGAGGGGATTGGGGCCGGTGTTGTTTACGAGTATTTATTGGTGGGCCGGGAGGGAGGTTGCCTATGGAATTGGCGCGTTGGGCATGTCGTGGGTGGCGTTGTTGGTTATGTATGCACTTAAGACGCCGCCGGGGTCAGAGAgggtgaggaaggagagtCACGtagcggagaagaaggagttgTAG
- a CDS encoding glutamyl-tRNA(Gln) amidotransferase subunit A, translating to MLPSFHHPKALLGKVVLLSLLSSATSAFNPPPPIPDTLLNHQQVPLNLNPPFDIREATISSIHNALFTGLTTCHALISSYLARIEAFNPFLHAILSLNPHALDLASTIDAHLTSNNSSSLVNQPLLCIPVLLKDNFNAHEMPTTAGSLALAQNTPIHDAPTVAAFKKAGAIILGKTNMHEFALEGISVSSLGGQAINPYDSARTPGGSSGGTGAALAANLGVLGTGTDTVNSLRSPASASSLWSWRPTRGLVSREGVVPVGWTQDAVGGMARGVEDLGVLMSVIGMANGEGGEGGGDKGGDNGDNTTVLVPPEIKGRDYSKALYGGLGKLKGLRLGVLNGFFNHTASDETTPVNEVMAKVLRKLEVAGVQLVNITEPVYDVVAIAAELDVQTFEFREGLDAYLEKTTYTDGDDGNGTGPRSFSDVYTLGKKQFVVLPSQYGYIRNSFNRSTSSPEYFVRQYGIQQLKTALARTFSSNKLDAVIYPEQKNLVVKIGSPSQSGRNGILAALTGSPVITVPVGFSNATETAPLGVPIGMEILGRPWTDDLLLGIAKHVGEALGPVRRMPVGGGLDKVVEVQGGGYEKVPVVKTDNGNIPGVYPLGVY from the coding sequence atgCTACCCTCTTTCCACCACCCCAAAGCCCTCCTAGGCAAagtcgtcctcctctccctcctctcatCAGCGACATCCGCCTTCAACCCGCCTCCACCAATTCCAGACACCCTTCTCAACCACCAACAAGTCCCGCTAAACCTCAACCCCCCCTTCGACATCCGCGAAGCCACCATCTCTTCCATCCACAACGCCCTCTTCACCGGCCTCACCACCTGCCACGCCCTCATCTCCTCCTACCTCGCCCGCATCGAGGCCTTCAACCCTTTTCTCCACGCCATCCTGTCGCTTAACCCTCACGCCCTCGACCTCGCCTCCACTATCGACGCTCACCTTACTTCCAAcaactcttcctctcttGTCAACCAACCCCTGCTATGCATCCCCGTCCTCCTCAAAGACAATTTCAACGCCCACGAAATGCCCACAACAGCCGGCTCCCTCGCCCTTGCACAAAACACCCCGATTCACGACGCCCCCACCGTTGCGGCCTTCAAAAAAGCAGGCGCGATAATCCTAGGCAAGACGAACATGCATGAGTTCGCGCTGGAAGGGATCTCTGTCTCTAGCTTGGGCGGACAAGCAATCAACCCGTACGATTCCGCCCGCACACCCGGTGGGTCGTCAGGGGGCACGGGTGCCGCACTGGCCGCTAATTTGGGGGTGTtggggacggggacggaTACGGTGAATTCGCTTAGGTCGCCGGCGAGTGCGAGTTCCTTGTGGAGTTGGAGGCCGACGAGGGGGTTGGTTTCTAGAGAGGGAGTGGTGCCGGTGGGATGGACGCAGGATGCTGTGGGGGGGATGGCGAGGGGGGTGGAGGATTTGGGGGTTTTGATGAGTGTGATAGGTATGGCGAATGGTGAGGGGGGTGAAGGGGGTGGTGATAAAGGGGGTGATAATGGTGATAATACTACGGTTTTGGTACCGCCTGAGATCAAGGGGAGGGATTATTCCAAGGCTTTGTATGGTGGACTGGGGAAATTGAAAGGATTGAGGTTGGGAGTGTTGAATGGGTTTTTCAACCATACGGCTTCTGATGAAACGACGCCGGTGAATGAGGTTATGGCAAAGGTTCTGAGGAAGTTGGAGGTAGCCGGTGTGCAGCTGGTGAATATCACCGAGCCGGTTTACGATGTCGTGGCGATCGCGGCGGAGCTGGATGTCCAGACTTTTGAGTTTCGCGAGGGTTTGGATGCTTATTTGGAAAAGACTACTTACAcggacggcgacgacggcaaCGGGACTGGACCAAGGAGTTTCAGCGACGTTTACACCCTCGGCAAGAAGCAATTCGTGGTTCTCCCTTCGCAGTACGGCTATATCAGGAATTCATTCAACAGATCTACTTCCTCGCCGGAGTACTTTGTTCGGCAGTATGGGATTCAGCAACTCAAAACCGCTCTGGCACGGACGTTCTCTAGCAACAAGCTCGACGCTGTCATCTACCCTGAGCAAAAGAACCTGGTCGTCAAGATAGGGAGTCCCTCGCAAAGCGGACGGAACGGGATCCTCGCCGCGCTGACGGGAAGTCCTGTCATTACCGTGCCGGTGGGATTCTCTAACGCAACGGAGACCGCTCCGCTGGGGGTTCCCATTGGGATGGAGATCTTGGGAAGGCCGTGGACGGATGACTTGCTGCTGGGCATTGCGAAACATGTGGGCGAGGCGTTGGGCCCCGTGAGGAGGATGCCAGTGGGCGGAGGGTTGGAtaaggtggtggaggttcAGGGCGGAGGGTATGAGAAAGTGCCGGTGGTAAAGACAGATAATGGGAATATCCCGGGGGTTTATCCGTTGGGGGTTTATTAG